GATGTGCTGACTACAGTTCATCGGTCGGCCAACCTTATAGTTTTGTGCAAAATGTGCTGACTACGGACAGATAATGGCGTAGCCGCCGTCGTGCTCAAAGTACCCTAGCGGCGTGATCCGCTTTTTGCCGGTCTTGCGTCCGGTGGTGGTCGGGAGGAGCACCCGGAGCCCCTGCATGCTGCCGCCGACCTTTCCGCTGGTGCGTTGATACAAAAAGACGAAAATGGGGAAAATAGACCTGAAGAGAATCTTTATTATCACAACCATCGCGTCCGTCCTGCTCCGGCGGAGAATATGCCTTGTCCCCTTGCGGCGAGAAGCTTGACCCTGTCAGGGAATCAAAATGCAACGCACCGCCCGTCTGACGCTGATCTTTGCCATCCTCTTCGCTGTTTTCATTGTCTCCCCGGCTTTCCTCAGCCAGCAGTTCGGCCTTTACCCGCTCATGAAATACGGGGATGTGGTTGATCTCTTGACGCCGCTGATCCTCGTGCCTCTCTACTGGCTGCTTTTTCAAGTGAGGCGTGAGCGGCCGTTCAGCCAGGGCGAGATGATGGCTTTTCTCGGACTGGCGGCCTTGTGGGTGGAGGGCCAGGGCATGCATCTGGCCGCTAACGCGATCGGCCACTTGACGAAAGCGCTGGTTGGCGCCGATGTTGAGGCACTGACCCATTTCCTGGATGAAGTGCTCAGTCATTATCTGTGGCACATTGGCCTCGTCGGGCTGTCGGCGCTCCTGATCTACCGCCAGTGGAAGAATCCCTTTACGGGTGAGCGCTCCGGGTTGGGATTTGAAATCGCGGGCGGGATCATCCAC
The Candidatus Acidiferrales bacterium DNA segment above includes these coding regions:
- a CDS encoding nitroreductase/quinone reductase family protein, producing the protein MVVIIKILFRSIFPIFVFLYQRTSGKVGGSMQGLRVLLPTTTGRKTGKKRITPLGYFEHDGGYAIICP